The Anoplopoma fimbria isolate UVic2021 breed Golden Eagle Sablefish chromosome 9, Afim_UVic_2022, whole genome shotgun sequence genome contains the following window.
TCAAGTGAGTGTCAAAAACAACCTGACATGTAAACAcgtataaaatgtaaaatagtttGAACCTCTAAACTTTAGAGGGCTGAATAACatcctgctgtttgtgtctttgcGTGTTAGGATGAACAGAGAAGCTAAGCAGATGCTGGAGTTAGACTGGTCTGATAAATACCAGGCCTACAACTTTGATGACCACAGTGGACGATACAGTAACATGAGCCCAGATACACAGCTCCACCCCAGCTCAGCCAGCATGCAGGACCAGTGAGTCTTTGTGCAAGtgtaaattggaaaaaaaaacttagaaaCACATGAAATTACAAACAATGCATATAACTTTTGTGGAATTGTCTTCTGGTCTGCTGCAGGGTGTGTAACTCCACATCATGGACTAAGTTTACACAGGACAACCTATCCAAGGCCATGCAGGAAGAACAGGCCACCAACAGTCTCAGGTCAGATGTACTTTGGGTCAGACCTGTGTTTAAGCTCTGTGGGTTAGAGGCTTCTCTAAAGGTGACAATCTGACACGTTATTTCAAGTTTTTCTGGAAGCAAAGCgatgctgtttgtatgtgtgtcagaCTGCTGGTGGAGCGAGTGCTACAGGACACCACCCATGATCTGAGAGTCCAGTGCTCCAGTGTGGACCGGGCCTTCAGTCAGCGCTGTGCGGAGCTGATAGAGGCCAGGACCCAGCACGAGATGAGGCTCGCACAGGTAGACGGGCAGACcgacacacagactgacagaggGGTTGATTGATTAACTACTTGATTCTCTGTTAttgtatgattgtgtgtgtaggTCTTGGAGCAGATCGGGGCCCAGGAGAGGAGCATTGTGGCCATACAGCAGGCTATCCACAACAAAGAGGCTCCACTGAGAGTAGCTCAGTCCAGACTTTACCAGCGCTCCCTCAGACCCAACATGGAGCTCTGCAGAGATGAGCCCCAGTTCAGGTAAACATACACATAGACTCATTGTATTCTGTCTCATCATACTATATCGCTCCatctccttcctttctctctctctctctctctgactcttcATTTTGTGTGCTTCCTGTGTCTGCAGTTTGGAAGGGGAGGTGAGGCAGATTGATGCCACCCTAGCATCTCTGCGCCAGCAGCTGAGTGAGGCCAGAGGCTCCCTGTCCCACCTGGAAGAGTCACGCATCAGCCTGGAGAAGGATATTAACTGTAAAACCCACTCACTGTTCATCGAGAGAGAAAAGTGCATGACTCAACGTAAACGATACCCGGCGGTTTCCACACTGTCCGGATACTGAAGACAACGACAATGTTTGTGTGGAATTTGCTTTGATTTTGCCATTTCTCTACGTTTAAAATCtatattgttttgtcttcttgttttgttgtaagccagagtaatttaaaaaatatatttaatgtttatgtttatctGTCTGTAGACGTTTAGTTTAAATTTAGGTTATTCAAGGctgaaaagtgaaagtttagTGGAGATCTTGTCTTATTTCAAGTTAACTTAGACGTTCATCAGAAAATCAATAAACTTCTATATATTAATTTAGACCTCTATTTATCTTTcacttttcaactttttctacCACGGTTCAGCTGGGCTGTTTAATCTATGTCTATTATATATTGAATAATTCAGAGAGTTGGCTTATTAAAGTGAAgtcttttatttgaaaatgtatttagataatatacattaaatgatattacaaaataaatgaaattatatATAGATTCAAAACATAATACACAAataggaaatgaaaacacacaaacaacattgAATAATAGAGGAACATAAACATAAGATATAAACCTCAAaccaaaatcaaacatttatatttttagatataTAACATTGGGTATTATGTAATGACATGTTGAACCTCACAATAAAGAGAATTGAGCATTCATCTTTTTCCAGGGCTTTAACCAACAAGAACAATTAATGTTAGAATTCAGACTTTAAAATTCATGTAGTGGATAGCATCTTAATAAGAAATATTTCTGCCTTAAAAAGACCTGTTGGAATAGTTGTTGTTGGACAGGACAGTCATTTAACTACTTCTGTGGTAGATATGGGGTCAAGTAGGGATGTGAATCTTTCTGTATCTCACGATTCGATTTAGATTCTTGGGGTCATGATTCGATTCCAAATAGATTTTCGATTTAAAGCGATTCCTGATTCCAAATCTCTTTTCAATTCGGTATAGGGTGCTAATTTCAGGATCTACTCCAGCTGATTGCAATAATgttaacaaacaaaagcaaaaggaaacattttagtctatttttttaacttaccTAGTATTGAGTGCTGAGTACATGGCTGTAACTTTAGATGCCTTCTTATTTACATGGACATTGTTCCGTAAATGGCACACATCATCACATTTGTCATGAGTCTGTTGAAAGTCACAGAAGAAGCAATTTAACCCCCAAAAGGAACTACATGTGAAATGACATTTAGGAAAACTTgatacacaaaaaataaacaaatatgcgTTAAATAGTAGCCAGTGCTTTAAAAAGTATAGTGGAAAATCATtgcaaaaagaacacaaaatccTTACTATGCATCATATGAATTGCTACTAGATCCATTGCTAAATGAAAAGTGCTAaattatgtgtatatattctATTATGTGTCTAACATGTTATTCACAAATTCCCTCTTGGTCTTCACTCAGACTCTCCACAACTTGTATTctagaataataaaacaacattgatTGAACATATACATTACATAAGTTACCCATGCAACTGAAGGAAATTGCATGAATCCCCTTAAAATgaagcttgaaaaaaaattaaaatacataagGCTGTAACCAAAAATTCTCAAAACCATTGCAGAAAGCCAATGAACATCTCATGTACTCTATAATAAAGCTTTACATAAAGTCTTTTGGTGTCAAGAGGAAATAATAGAGACGTTACCCGTAGAAGgggtttaatgtttaaatgtactttaaaatgtcttaatctttttttttattatttcaaccAGTAACACTTTCTCACAGTGCacaatgtttgttgtttttgtatggATGAACTTAACCATTGAAATAGATTGCTCCTGACCGAAAAAACACTCACTCGGCCTCTCGATTACCAGCTGAGTACGTTGGTAATCCAGAAGTGTGACGCATGCGCAATACTATAAATGCGGTTAGATTCAGACATAATAAGATCCTGGGTTATATTTCATGTCATTGTTCCCCTGCaggatttaatgtttaaaaaatgtaatagttaCATCAAAATTGGCATTTGGACATTAATCATGGGgcattgcctttttttatgaatttaaatttAACTGTTGTGGCTGTAAGTTTAGTCTGAGTCTGCCATTGGTTTAATTGTAATTTATAGTAACTTTGTGTTGTCCTCTTATTTTTTGGACAGTGTAAATATTTGTCAAAAGACATTGCAACTATGGTCTTAACCAAAATGGTGGTTGACATTGGCATCCTTATTTacttatgtgtttattttgcaggGACAATGCACACCAATCAACAGACAAACTGTAAGTGAGCCAGAGTTAACCAGAGAGGCTAGTTTCCATCTGCTGTCCCTGGCCAGATGTTTGAAGGCAGcctaaaattacaaaatttcaaataaaaatagaattaaaatgcatagataaacacacagtaatGTATAGACAAAACCAATGCACATATAAGCAAAAGCAAAGTGTACATAAGACACTAGAGCAGGGCAGACATAACAGGCTGCAGCATGCGTCAGgcagaacaaacacacctacagtaCAAGCACATATATAACACTGAGGCACATAACATACACATCAAAATGGAAAACAGCAACACTGAACAAGACAAATGCACATATAGGCGAAACAAGCAGGCAGGACAGACAGTACATCAATGCTTGCTGATTGGCAACAAGCCATTCCTTAAAGCCATGCTGCTAGCATTGctaaaaaataacttaatttccTTACTGTATTACAAGTAAGCAAATTAAGCAAATGTATCTTATTTGAACACAATCATTTTTAGaatctaagataagataagataatctttattagtcccgaggaaatttacaggattacagcagcatagggtatagtgcaaacaagagacatagtaaaaaaaaaaacaagatcaaaaataagtattgtaaatagcaaataagcaataaaaacagtaaagaatccacaataactgaaaatcTAATAGGCACAAAAGTCTGTTCTTTATCTAATATGCACAGATCAGTGAAACTTACTTACAATATTCATAGTTTCAAGAGTATAAACTAGAATTGCAATGTTTACTTAATTAATCGACTATCcgattgacagaaaattaaaCGTCAATTATTGTGATAATGGATTCTTTGCAAAAAATCTTGAAAATTAGGCTAGCTCCACTTCggaaatgtgaggattttttgACACTTCCTTGTCTTACATGGCATTCATTTGAATGTCTTTGGCTTTTGggctgttggttggacaaataATTTCcctatttgttgtgttttcttgaaTTGTAGCGGGCTGAGCCTGTTGGATCACAGTACAAAAGAGTAGTAGCCTTACAAAATGAATGTCCCTAAAACCTTGTGACCTCCTGGTTCACTGTTTGACAAGATCATTCAAATGATTTGCTCCACTAGAGTGAGCTGTTGAGCCTAAATAACTCGTCTCCTTTCACATCTCATAACAGTCAGCTCTCTTTCACCACAAGAGCAGCAGAAAAATCTTGAGGTGATAATATTTTACAATTCAATGTAATATTATAAAGTCAATAAGATGTTACAGTTGGTTTTAGATTTGTGGTACAGATATTGATGTGtgtataaaaaatgttttagctgcTTGACTTCTAAATACATTTCTGCTATTTTTACAAGTTACATGAATTAATGtggttttaaatataaagtgtcAGGTTCAGCTCATGATGTTAAAGCACTGTAACCTTGTCTTTAGGAAAATCAGCTcttcttcatttaaatgttgcGCAACAGTCTGTCTCTGCCACGACTGAAGATGTTATGAAACTCAACTTTATGCAAAGGGAAAGAGTTCAGACAGGCAGCTCCGTTCTTATGCCGGGCACATAGTATTTATTTCATGACACCACCAACTGTGGGCGTGGGgccagcactgtgtgtgtgtgtgtgtgtgtgtgtgtgtgtgtgtgtgtgtgtgtgtgtgtgtgtgtgtgtgtgtgtgtgtgtgtgtgtgtgtgtgtgtgtgtgtgtgtgtgtgtgcatatgatTTTACCATTGTGTGGGATAAAAATGCACGCCCTTTCAGACATCACAAGGgaaagtgatttttctttttttaggagtTTTTGGGTAAGACTTTGATACAAAACATTGAATACAGAAACAATAAACCAACATTGACTGACTGCAGTGTTTGTAATATAAGGAGAGAGAAATTGTGACTGGATGTGACTGGATGCCCAAATGATTATAACATCACCTAAATGTTTGTAGTCTGATTAACAGCTGGAGAgcgagaaaaataaagtttagttATCATGTTTGGATTGTCTTTCCTTTAAGTTTTCATTGATTTTCATAGTGAGATTTTCTTTGATGGGCTTAAGATGATGAATAAGACAAATGTGACCcgatgaaaaggagaaaaataaaagttgcataaatgaagaaaatgggAGGGATGGATAAAGTAGCAGATCTGAGGgagtgacagaaaaagaaagagggagggagaagaggagaggagaatagGGATACAGCAGGACCAAACTCACTGCCTTCTCTTCCTCcagtgctctctctcttctttctccttgtgACTTCATGCTGAGATCAACAGATAGGTGAGTTCAACTTCAGCATTCTGCCTTTATTTTACGTTTTGCCTCagtctatttttttctccatcactAAAGATTTCATCCCTGCAGCTGCCTGAACTCATCCACACTCATCTCTCATTCAACAGATGTAATTCAACCCCCTTAAGTCttggtttttcttctttttatacGCATATCTATCTGTACTGTTGCATGTATGTATAGGTATATGGAAAGCAGAATTTGACTGAGTCCTGGGTGGATGAATTTACAATAAGGTATCTCTCTCATCTACCagatctcctctcctctttctccttatCTCCAGTTTCTTCCCCTCTCgccaaaaaaagtttttaggGGTGGTCCAAGGATGAAATAATCATTTCTCATTAATCAAAACGTCTCTCGCAGATGCTGACCTGCTGCGTTATCTATGTGTGAGAACATTTTTATGACggtgtttatttgcatttgtgtcTGTTGGCTAAATGCATGCAGCTAAGCTTGAGGGTTTGCGGAAAGCCAAAGTTTCCGTTGGCTGGATGGAGAGGCTACTTTTAGCTTTGGTTATTACTCCCTTTGCCCTGACTGGTTCAGACTGAGGGCTACGTCTTCACAGTGTTTCTCAAGTCTCTGATTGTCCTTTAAATTACTGATTATTTTAAAGGATAAAAACATCTATCAATCTTTCCTTTTACTGCGGAATGTCCCATTATGGTTAGAAGAGAAGTTTAAAATTACATGTTTTGTCAGAGTATGGAATGTGAGTTCCAAGGCTTTGTGTGATTTGGGGGATTTTTGTGGTAACAtgtgcatatatatttataagctCCTGCTTTACATGTATCTTGTTTTCTGTGGGCCTTCTGTTTTACTCTTAACCTAATGTCACACAGCTGCCATTTCCATTCATCAGCCCTTCTCGTCTCCCCATTCTCCTCTTTCCCTGCAGGATGCTGTGCCTCAGCTCCTTGTCAacgctcctcctcctgcttctcctctaCACCCCTCCACTGTCTGCCCAGGAGGTGCTTGTTCGTCTGGCAGGCGAAGGCCAGCGCAATCCAAATGAGGGTCGGGTGGAGGTGTTCTACAATGGCGCGTGGGGCACAGTGTGTGATGACGAGGTAGATCTTAACCTGGCCAATGTGGTGTGCCGACAGATGGGCTTTCAGCGCGGCTTGACCTGGGCGCACAGTGCCAAGTTTGGCGAAGGACAAGGTATGTCAAGCCGCTGGCGTTTAGTTTATAACACATTACACCTACTTAAGTTGTTATTTCTGTTGATTCGTTACCTTACTGACCTTTCTTGATGTTAGGTTTGATCTGGTTGGACAATGTGCGCTGCATGGGCACAGAGGCCTCTATCGCAGACTGTCGCTCCAATGGTTGGGGAATCAATGACTGCTCTCACGCTGAGGACCTGGGGGTCATTTGCAGCAAAGACAGGACACCAGGCTCCCCTGCTGTCTCCGTGCAGGAGGCTCCATCATCGTCCAGGCGCCAGCCAAGCcagcaaagacagagaaaccAACCACCACAGCAGCCACAGTCTGTGCCTCCCCCAGCCCAAATCACCTCATCCTCTGCAAGAGGCCATGAGATCGCCCTCCATCGCAACCCAACATCTCCCCGTCGCAGCATCATGTCGCCGCAGGAGAACGGACACGAGATCCGGATCTTTCAAAGGCCTCGAGGCAATTCCAGACCAAGCCAGCAGACAAGCCAAGCTCTGCCACAAGGGCACCAGCTGCCTTCACGTCTGGCCAACGGCGCAAgttacagacagagacaggagacagagggacaggCAAACAGTCAGTCACAAACGCAGTCAGAGCGGAGGACTGACGGGCATCAGCAGCTCAGTGGGAACCATGTCGAACCAGAGCCTGTTCATCCCGATGTTGGACTGGAAACTGATGTGTACTACACACAGGTAAAACATACTGACACCTTCTAGTAAACTGCAGCCCAGTCTAGATTTATTCAGACTCCCATACATACATATCATTTATGGAGCCAGAGGCCAGTGGACATGTATAATTAGAGACCGACCTAAAACCAGAACTTCTCCAGATCCAGCTATTTTACAGCCTTAAGTTTAGGATCCAACCACCAGCAGCTCAACGGCCTCTTACTTAAAACGTGCAAAAAACTCAAAACCAGAGGAAATTGCAAGACATTTATCGCATGTGTTTGGCTTTTTGTTATTTCAACTTGCCGAGTTTACACTTTCATCACCATTTTGTAATCATCATGACACGAACCCCTACACATTAAACaatctctctgttttctgttagTTTCCTTCCTGCTGCCTATGCAATGTGGATGATTAGAGGGCGTGATGATTTGATACAAAGCATGTCATCCTATCATGTTATTCTTCTCTAGATTGCGTGCTGCTGGTGGATATTTAGTTAAACAAAGAGGGGTTTGAGCAAAGAGGAAGTCATGTCTTAGTGTGCGTGACAAAGATCCATGTCTATCATTTAGGATAAAGCATTCAATTATTAATCACCTTAAAACATTACAGGGGTCTGACAGGCTTCACTTAGAGGAGGCTCGCCTCCGGCCTGTGCTGGGGGGCAACCGTGGCAGCTTCGTGACAGAAGGAGTGCTGGAAGTGAAGCATGCTGGGAGGTGGCGTCATGTGTGTAACAGGGGCTGGGACCTGAGCAGCAGCCGTGTCGTCTGTGGCATGTTAGGATTCCCTGCCGCAGAAGCGTTTGACCAAAACGCCTacaggtgagtgtgtgagaaTGGACACGGCAGAGTGATAGAAGCTGAGGGAGAcataaaaagtgtgtgtatgtgtgtgagtgtgtggttaTTTAAGGGATGGAAAAGAGCAGCGGACTACACATCCCTTCATGAATTAGGTGGCCCCATGCCTGGATTGCTGCTCCATCCCCCCTGTAGTAGAGGTTAACCACAACTGCTGTCATTAGCACGACCACACTTGGCATGACATGTCCACTGTGGCAGTGGCCGAGCCCGGCTGTCCACCAGGTCTGTCTGCCTCATTGGCTGAGTGGGCCTCTATGCAGACCTTTAAAATAGTCTTAGAGAGTATGTTATTAATGTCAAATCCAGACTACGAgatcatgatcatcatcatcatcatcatcatcatcatcatcatcatcatcatggcaTGTCTTTACAAGAATCCTCCCTTACATAGTTTCTAATCTCATATAATTAAGAAACCCCCACTGAAAACTGTGTGCAGCAGCACTATCTAAAGCAGAATGGCATGTCTGAAAGTCTGAGGACTCACTTATATTCAGCTAAAGTAAATACATTATCGAGGAAATTTGAACAATGTGTTTCTTTCGTTACCATTACAGTATCAAATCCACTTCACATTACCTACCtagaaacaaacagcagacagacacagttagcagctagctggtgaacaaagtgaaaCAAGCCCATAAAGAGacagttggtggagaccaaaccatATTTCAATATTGTCCTTGGATTCCATCAGATAAAGGTATTTTATTCTAAGAGGTAGAAACACAACTCTAAATGAATCATAACGTTGCACCATGTCTTCTAGATATCAAAGTATaaaactgtttgctaacatgttccACTGAACAACTGAAAAGGCAATGATGGTGTCGGGGACAAGGTCACAGTTTTTTCTGGCTGGGCGAAAATAATCTGTTAATGCAGGTTAAATCTTATTTAACCGATCTAATACTGTAAAGTTTGAACACTTCATCTTTTTAACTTAGTTTAACTTGATCTTTTTAAGAGAAaatttagttagttagttgttGCATGGAAGCTGTAGCTGTTGAATCCCATCAATGTGCTTATATTTTACTAGATAGTGCAGTAGATAGATGTATTTTTAgttgacagaaaacaaaaaaaaatagatgaaagCTTGTACAGATGCTTGGCAGGAAAAGATACAGGACTTCAGCTTTCTCTTTGTTGTATGTTTTCAACACATAACTCTTTTGTTGTCCCTAAAACACCAATCATTTTCTCAATGTCAGGTTGTTATGCAGAATCTGTCTCTTTAAGTCCAGCACATCTGTCTAACTTTAGCCATAAATACCCGATTTAGCCCCTACACAAACCTTCAAAgcccttacacacacataccatagAAAAACCCCAATAcctcacctacacacacatgctaatACATCCCTGCCTCCACCCTCGTCGCACAGCACCTTACGAGAACTTACATAAACTATGTCCAAAATCCATGTGTGCACACAACTAAATACGCAAATACACACGCATACGCTTGtgcacacgcaaacacaaccctctgtgtgtccgtctgtctgcccACAGAGGTCTTTTTATGGCTTGGCTAACAGGGTGAGTGTACTGACCGCTGGCCTGCCCTGCACCATCTGTCTCTCCATGTCGCCAATAATTACCCCTTGTgtcctgctctgctctgctcggCGGCAGGAAACAGGCCGCATCTCTTCAGCTGCCCTGTTCACCACCACGGCCACAGCCTAGCAATGAATAATTATCTCTTATAGTATCTCTTAAAGTCTTCTACAGAGCCGTGTATATTAGATGCAGCAATGTGAGAAAGGTTGAACTTCTGTATTCCACTTGGTGCTTCAGTTTGGGCTGAAGTAGAGCTTCCAAGTCCATGATAGTGGTTAGCTGGTTTTACACCATGCTAACTTTCTAAATCTAATGTTAATGTGGACATCAACACTGAAAAACACCTCAGATTTGTCTGGAGAAACATCGAATTTCTGTGCCAAGAACCTGACTAGCAGCTTATGTAAAGACTGGACCAGGCCAGAGAacgttgtttgttttttgtcaaccTCCACCCAGCTTATTGGTAGACGAATGAAGTCATTTTTGTCCGACAATAAACATCTCAGATGGGCAGAACGTTTTTCTACAAGCAGCAAAGTGGATCATTACCATCTGATGCCACAAGTCCATGTGTTTTGCAGCAGAGTAATGTTGGCAACTgtccttttgaaaatgttcccTGAGATAGAAATTGTGACGAAATAGAAGTTGATTGCCGGCTTTACtatgaatcccactgctttTCTTGGCAAGATCCGCCTTGCATAACATTCAAGCGCCAGGAATGGGCAGTTTTCTATGCTTGCAGAGGTACCGATTACCTGATTAGTTTAGGTCCTGTTCCCTGACCAATTAGCTATCCTGACCCTGATCACTCAAGGTCAATGATTTACTTCGACCAATCGTCTCTGTCTCAACCAGCTAGACAGGGCGGGTGTTTCCCAAAGAAATGCAGTTGGATCCATAATTATCTACTTAGCGACTATAGCCTATTTTTGGCATGCAGGCAGCATGGTTGTTGGGATGGCAATGTTTGTCCGCCCTTGCTCCAGGCTGAGATACCTCCACAAACATCGGATGGATAGCCAGTCATGatatttggtacagacattcctgatcctcagaggatgaagccCACTTGGTGATTTACAGACTTTTCTTCCAGGTCCACAACAAGgttgacttttagtttttttgtcttaacaACTAATGGATGGATTGCCAATC
Protein-coding sequences here:
- the tekt4 gene encoding LOW QUALITY PROTEIN: tektin-4 (The sequence of the model RefSeq protein was modified relative to this genomic sequence to represent the inferred CDS: inserted 1 base in 1 codon), giving the protein MSSEVLVARPHYDSRAVAQGXPVKEPPVELDIPLPSSGSATAGYRSAKYSPAEWFSNYHTILQQAGTDRHEASSIQRESKALYQDTEAATLKTQAEGTRLLGERLQEIHYWKSELQRHIHQLLSDTESLLALKTRLEKALDATETPYAIATDNLNCRTRRLGPDLVRDTVEEELVKEVDLIRSVQALLKRTTAQVVSQIKMNREAKQMLELDWSDKYQAYNFDDHSGRYSNMSPDTQLHPSSASMQDQVCNSTSWTKFTQDNLSKAMQEEQATNSLRLLVERVLQDTTHDLRVQCSSVDRAFSQRCAELIEARTQHEMRLAQVLEQIGAQERSIVAIQQAIHNKEAPLRVAQSRLYQRSLRPNMELCRDEPQFSLEGEVRQIDATLASLRQQLSEARGSLSHLEESRISLEKDINCKTHSLFIEREKCMTQRKRYPAVSTLSGY